The following are from one region of the Ischnura elegans chromosome X, ioIscEleg1.1, whole genome shotgun sequence genome:
- the LOC124171328 gene encoding uncharacterized protein LOC124171328 isoform X2: MPLQNHRNTLSHSLRHRSQLPRPSPWNKTFDSFSRPPRPECCPHPQTRRFWSCLRSWQTTRTPRSSPGGRDTSSFSYSHWGLNGRLFRPLRGTLGTTVLGSLPSPPPMGGKQNHGYLTQTRSCGACTLSCGCRRGRGPLRVVCATSASRRRARSTTTQRCTERCSLGELQLSV, encoded by the exons ATGCCCCTGCAG AACCATCGCAATACCTTGAGTCACAGCCTCCGGCATCGCAGCCAGCTCCCCAGGCCCTCTCCCTGGAACAAGACTTTCGACAGCTTCTCCCGGCCACCGCGCCCGGAATGCTGCCCACACCCGCAGACCAGGAGGTTCTGGAGCTGCTTACGCTCCTGGCAAACAACAAGGACTCCCCGAAGCTCACCAGGTGGGAGGGACACGAGCTCCTTCTCTTACTCACATTGGGGTCTGAATGGCCGACTCTTTCGACCACTACGAGGAACATTGGGTACAACCGTACTAGGATCCTTGCCATCGCCGCCACCCATGGGTGGGAAACAGAATCACGGGTATCTAACCCAGACGAGATCCTGTGGCGCCTGCACACTCTCTTGTGGGTGCAGACGGGGGAGAGGCCCTTTGCGTGTGGTGTGTGCCACAAGCGCTTCTCGCAGAAGAGCACGCTCAACCACCACGCAAAGATGCACTGAACGCTGTTCGTTGG gtgaattgcagttgagtgtttag
- the LOC124171328 gene encoding uncharacterized protein LOC124171328 isoform X1, which translates to MPLQVTTRVWESSLGETQENHRNTLSHSLRHRSQLPRPSPWNKTFDSFSRPPRPECCPHPQTRRFWSCLRSWQTTRTPRSSPGGRDTSSFSYSHWGLNGRLFRPLRGTLGTTVLGSLPSPPPMGGKQNHGYLTQTRSCGACTLSCGCRRGRGPLRVVCATSASRRRARSTTTQRCTERCSLGELQLSV; encoded by the exons ATGCCCCTGCAGGTGACCACCAGGGTTTGGGAGTCCTCCTTGGGGGAAACTCAGGAG AACCATCGCAATACCTTGAGTCACAGCCTCCGGCATCGCAGCCAGCTCCCCAGGCCCTCTCCCTGGAACAAGACTTTCGACAGCTTCTCCCGGCCACCGCGCCCGGAATGCTGCCCACACCCGCAGACCAGGAGGTTCTGGAGCTGCTTACGCTCCTGGCAAACAACAAGGACTCCCCGAAGCTCACCAGGTGGGAGGGACACGAGCTCCTTCTCTTACTCACATTGGGGTCTGAATGGCCGACTCTTTCGACCACTACGAGGAACATTGGGTACAACCGTACTAGGATCCTTGCCATCGCCGCCACCCATGGGTGGGAAACAGAATCACGGGTATCTAACCCAGACGAGATCCTGTGGCGCCTGCACACTCTCTTGTGGGTGCAGACGGGGGAGAGGCCCTTTGCGTGTGGTGTGTGCCACAAGCGCTTCTCGCAGAAGAGCACGCTCAACCACCACGCAAAGATGCACTGAACGCTGTTCGTTGG gtgaattgcagttgagtgtttag
- the LOC124171328 gene encoding uncharacterized protein LOC124171328 isoform X3: protein MPLQVTTRVWESSLGETQENHRNTLSHSLRHRSQLPRPSPWNKTFDSFSRPPRPECCPHPQTRRFWSCLRSWQTTRTPRSSPGELQLSV, encoded by the exons ATGCCCCTGCAGGTGACCACCAGGGTTTGGGAGTCCTCCTTGGGGGAAACTCAGGAG AACCATCGCAATACCTTGAGTCACAGCCTCCGGCATCGCAGCCAGCTCCCCAGGCCCTCTCCCTGGAACAAGACTTTCGACAGCTTCTCCCGGCCACCGCGCCCGGAATGCTGCCCACACCCGCAGACCAGGAGGTTCTGGAGCTGCTTACGCTCCTGGCAAACAACAAGGACTCCCCGAAGCTCACCAG gtgaattgcagttgagtgtttag